In Actinomycetota bacterium, one DNA window encodes the following:
- a CDS encoding ECF transporter S component codes for MNNKKYAWRTRDIMMVATIGVIFGILFIFWNMLWDALKPLFLFFPPARHIIYGFWLIPAVLTPYIVRRPGVGLVAELIAAIVSALIGAKWGLDTVISGLVQGLGAEIVFGITLWKNYKIPVLILAGAASAFAAWVHDWIMWYGGTEPHILVAMLVFTIISGIFLTGLGSKYIGDSLKATGALSGFPISKEESK; via the coding sequence ATGAATAACAAAAAATATGCTTGGAGAACAAGAGATATAATGATGGTTGCCACAATAGGTGTTATTTTTGGAATTCTATTTATCTTTTGGAATATGTTGTGGGATGCACTAAAACCATTATTCCTATTCTTTCCACCAGCTCGTCATATAATATATGGCTTTTGGCTTATACCTGCAGTACTTACACCATACATTGTAAGAAGGCCTGGCGTTGGTCTTGTTGCTGAATTAATAGCAGCTATAGTTTCTGCACTTATTGGTGCTAAATGGGGATTAGATACTGTAATAAGTGGTCTTGTTCAGGGATTAGGTGCAGAGATTGTTTTTGGAATCACATTATGGAAAAATTACAAAATTCCTGTTCTTATACTTGCTGGTGCAGCTTCTGCTTTTGCAGCCTGGGTTCATGATTGGATAATGTGGTATGGTGGCACAGAACCTCATATATTAGTTGCTATGCTTGTCTTTACAATAATTAGCGGGATTTTCTTAACAGGTTTAGGAAGTAAATATATAGGTGATTCCCTAAAAGCAACAGGTGCCCTTTCCGGTTTTCCTATCTCTAAAGAAGAATCTAAGTAA